The nucleotide window cgaaaagcgcaacatgacaattaaaaatggatagagggagtatatatGTTTCGATATTGATAAGCTCCTTCCCAAAGATGAACTAGAAGAGACTTGTGTGCAACAAATAAGTGAATTTTCATGCCTATATATAGTAACTGTGATGAATGCCATGATCACTTGTTCTTTCAATGCAGATTATATTCTCGAACCCACAACCTTAGAGTTGGAGATGGAGGATGCATAATTATCACTTGAACAACCCATATATATATCACTGCATACAACTTTAAAACTGAAATCAACATGTTAAAATTCACACTAGCCGTAGGTGTATTTATGTTAACCGTTGTATACAGATGAGGAGATGAAGGATTTATGAGACTGAATGCAGTGAACCATATATGCATGTACACTTAAGTTTAAGCCCATCACTTTATGTTACTTCTATTGGATGACTCAAACATATTCACTCTCAAGTTAATTAATATCTTCATCACAAGCTTAAGAGTAAATGACTGAAATTGAAATATAGTTATTggactaaaataatttaaagatacAATCTTTTACACATATACTGGAATATTATTCGCTTTGAGTCAAGCCTACGATTTTCACCATAAGACTTCACACCATTAAAACTATCTAATATCTTATATGTAGTCTAATTTCACACACTATATAGTCTTAGCTCCAAAATGTGGAGAGTAATTCCAATGTTTTgagtcaaatatatatatatataaaccgAAGATTGTCCAAGACCTTATAAAACTATCCTTACCATCTCATAGTTGATATGAGAACTCAATACCTCAACGCATTCATGTACTAACTAAAGCGGGAATAATATACTATGAActgaatattaaattaaatacaactataataatttttaatgtagTTTTACAAGTGAGGTATTCAGCGAATAGAATACATACGTACATCTTACAAGCTGTTCCCAAAAATTTCACAGATGTTCCCAAAAATTTCACAACTCAAAGAACGCAAAAACACAACATAatattcaacttcaaatgagtCTAACTCTAAAAccacaataaatatataaattacgaAGTTAACTCAAACCTGAAAAGCTCGCTCACGAAAACAGAAAATAATGAATGGGGTGTGGAGGCATGAAGGGGAGTACTAGTTAAAGTAAAAGAGCAGAAGTTGTTGGTGGTACCTGTGGGAGTACCTTAGTATGGAAGTGAAAGCATTAGTTGCCTCGAAAAGGAGCTAAGTTCAGAGAAGTGCACGTGTAAACCCCACTACCTAATGTTCACTTCATAGTATTAACCCTAAATATATAGTATTCACTCCAAAAAACCAATCATTCAAACCCCATACCTCTCCTGCATCTTCTtaccttttctttcttctatttaaatCATTTGTACTCTCAATTCTCATGCTCCATAAAGTTAATTCATCCATAACTATCATCACTTCTAGCTCCCCCGgacaagaaaaatatgaaacagGATATACTCAATaacgttttaatttatttgtctgattTTATGATCTTACAGTACTAAAGATACatgaatgtatcaaaatatatgTCATTTAATATATCTAAATGAATTATTAGTAAGACagataaattaaaacgaaagaatatatataatgatttaaAGAAACATCGAACCTGAACTATGGAGAGGCTTTTTGCTTCTGCAGCAAGCGAAAGATTGATTATTATCCAAGACAACTTGAGGAAAAACTCATGCCCTcttttgttaacaatttttttatgctaccattcacataaaataaagaagaaaaagaaaaccacAAATGATACTTGAAATCTTACATCCTTCACTAAATGACTAATAAGTAACAACGAtaacaacatattcagtataACCTTACAAAGTTGAGTTAGAAAAGGATGATGTGTACGCAACCTCACCAGCCAGACTAACACTtaaaagaagtagaagaagtAAAGATGGTTAATAGAGAAGAAGTTGTAGTTTTGGAATTTGGAAATCATGTTCCAAGATTAACAAAATgcaaattaaagagaaaaaaaagaagaaaagaggacAGCTAGTTTTGAAGTCAATTcccaattattattttaattttaatcaatAAGGAGGACGACCTCCTGCTCCCCAATAAGCCTCAGTTGGTGGTAATTGACATGAATTTAGTAGATTTTGAGGCAATCCTTGTAGTAAATTAGCATTTGGATCAGTACCCATAATTTGTTGTACTGCTGCACCTTGATTAGTACTTACTATACCACTACTTGTTGGTAAATTTCCTCCATTTCCTTGCTGCCCCACCGGCGATTCTTCGTCCTCGAGTGGAAGCCTTTCATATGCTGCATTCCCAAACGAAGCCGCCATTATCACCACCGGCCCTGAAGCATTCAACGGCCCGACAACGCTACCGCCGACTACTTGGCCTTGTCCTCCGGCCAAGTATATCGTCAGCCCTGATGCGGCTGGCGGAGCTGGCGGTGGTAAGTATGAACCGGAAAGAGATAAGATTTCAAATCTTCCATGTAGAGTTACCACCGCACCCGGAGACGCGGGTTGTCTGtcagttaaaaaattaaagtaagaaTACATATCACACACAGTACTGAATTTGatgcaaattaaaaaataagaaattaccTAATTGTAACGTTTGTAACAGTTCCGCTCCCACTTAATATGCAAACACCGCGTTGTCTTCTGGTGGCGAAGTTTGAGATACTTTCTTGTATATCACAACCACTAGCGATTTCCATAACATGAGATCTCAAAGCGTTAGCGCTATCACGAGTGATAATGATTGGTGGTTTTGGTTTGTTTTTTGAACCAGCTGGTCTTCCTCTTGGTCTTCTACTGACTTCTCCACCGCcatctcctcctcctcctcctcctatAGTGTTTCCTTTGCTATCCATCGAACCGGATTGATCAGGATTTAAACTGAAGTTATCGTCGCGATCTCGTTTTTGATTTCTGTGTCCGCTTTGTTGTTCGTCTTCAGTTTTCTGCTGCTGATGCTGCTGTTGTTGTATGTGATGGAACTGGCCGTGGAGGTGAGGATTGTTATTCTGTAACTGAAGATCTCTTGTGTGAAAAGGAGGTGGAAGAGGACGGCCATGAGCTGTTAATTGATCCATCTAACCTTGTATTTGAATTTACTTTCTAGCTATGAAATTGATGGAATTAGTTCTTCTAACCTTCACCAAAAAAGAGTTGGAAAGGGAAAGTAATGAAGTGAGAACCCAAAAAGGATTCAGGAGAAATAGGTGAATCAACCATACTACAATCCTTTGTTTGTTTGTTGATcttctttccttctcttttggTGAGGGTTTGGGGAAAATgaagaaagagagaagagagaaataGGTGTAGCTAGAGAGAATGAGTTGGAGGAATTTGATACTTTTGTGTTTTGGGTTATAGTTGTAGTAGTAGTACTAGTAATTGGGTTAAGGTTAGGTGGGGGGTTAATTAGGGGGTGTGGGGTGGGGGTGATGAACCGGTGAAGGTGTGTGTAGTTGGATGGATGATGAGTTCGGTTTTTGGTGAGACAGACAGCGTGCGTATGGGCGGTGGGAGCATGGGCCCCACATCTCCCCTGCTTTCTCTCACCTTtgtctctttaattttttggatGGCTGGGGAGAGCTTTCATCAAATCTCTATAAACAACATGTTGTAAAATGGCTTTTTACCTCTCCTCCTCTCCTTTTTGCATGTCTATTGTcgacataattaatttttcttttcttgtgcTTACATTGTTACATAAGTATTTCTTTTTCACTTaatcatattaatataaaaatatatttgatttagTTGATTGTACATAATATTCCtaaatattgaaattaatttataCCTAAGTTAAAAAACATGAATAATTACAAGTGATCAATTTATGACTTTAAACTTAGTTTGACTTATAAAAACACTTAAATATTCATAATAAACGTAGATAAGCTTACACAAACAACATCATATTAATTGTGATTAGTGCAATTATGATTGTTCAGAGTTCGAGTAATTATAATTGGTGGTTATAGGGAGGAGTTGTTGAGAAGCGTTACGAAAAAATTGGACCCGGAATTCACGTAGAGAGTAAGTGCCATAACGAGCTTAGGGAGAAGAGGAAGACAAGGAGAATCAACTCACGTATTCTTTCtccgttttattttattttacctttaaaattaaaaatatatttcatcttattcatcaattttaacaaattaagatagcttttttcttttatcttaaataactaaataaaataaacctagattcaaaattttataacattaattaatatctCAAATCAACTGAGgccaaataatataaaattaattttactgGAGTGTTCTTGATGATAAAGAGAGCAAGGACAAACAGAAGAGAGTGTGCGTGTGCATGTATTTGGCTGCTCCCCCAGAAGACACGGTCTGATCATCTTGGGTGGCTTTATTGTTTTGGGGAATGAGTATTGCCTCTTTTTCCCTCATCAAGTCCCAccctttttcattttattttatgtctatatatgtaaatatttttagataGGGATgtttatttcaaatcatttttacttcactatctcttttattttacataaaaataacgTCTTTCATTCTAGCTACATCaatattgttaaaaataaatggaattttctttttagtgaaatatgcataaattgacttaaatactataattataaaaaatgatcaAGTAGAAAGTAAAATATAGCAACGCAACTAGTATCTTAATTTCTATTTGCTAGTTGAAAAATGCTTCTTTAcgaaaagaataaataaaaaaaaaatgttaatccTTCAAAAGAATATTTAAACAAGAGGAATTTTAAAATCTGCAAATTAAGTCAAGATTAGTCAATACTCATATAACTAGGGTCTAGGAGTAAATTAATAGATAAATGAACAAAAGTGAGTAATTAATGAATCCATCGAAATTTATAATGCCGAAAAATGCACTAATCATTTACCGTGTGTCAAAATGAACCCTTTTTTCTAACAACATTTACCTACTTAACGAAAATCGCAAAGGAAAATAAAGATACATTTCTACGTCATATTATTtagtgtaaaaataaaattaatctcATATTAATAGCTGGAAAAATTACTGACTTGACTCAAATTGAATAATATTAATAACACCATGTTAAAAGTATAGTAAAGTATTAATTTAGCAACAACTACAAACAATCACATGAAGAATTCACAAGAACGATATAATATTAAGATAATTATGATTAATTACTCACACacacaattaaattaaaaggTTTGGGATGGTTCGTAAAATATTACTACTCCTATATGATTTGCTGTCATTCTATAGTTTATTAGCTCCCTTCAAAATGAGAACTTTTATCCATTACTAATAACTTAATCTTTTATATGGATATTTTTCTAACTTACTCTAATAATGATACTTGCGTACGGTCATTTTAAAATAGTGTCACCTTAATTTATCACTTACTTCAAAATTAAAGATTCAGGTTATAAAATTAGAAGAATGAATAATATACTAGTGATGTGGCAACTAAGCAAATCAGTATATATAGTCACAAGTGGAATGATGAGAGTGTAAATTTCGGCCTTCTAGTGACAGGGACAGGGAGTGGGGGATATAATTTCAAtgcaaaaaaaagagaggagtTTGAGGTGAGAAATAAATTTCAATTGGTCAAAGGGAATTAGTGACTATTGGAAATAGGAAATTAAACCAAGAAGAGTGGGTTGCACTGACATATCTAAGTCTTTTGCCACCAACAACACCCGCCCGCCCTGCTACCTACTCGTGCTTCTCTGTACTGCCATTTATACCTAATGCAAATTTTGTTCTAACACACCAACCAACATCCACAAATCAAACATTTATGCAATTATTCTTTATCGTCATTTTGCGATAGcagtttaactttttttaaaatagagttaaaaagacaagtgaattatgagcatgattCGTTTTTATTATCAAGGCTTGATAGTGGTGTACCGAAGGGAAGAGATCCGGTGGTCACTCCTTGTGAGAGtacttttgaatatttattatttaaatacaaCATAAAAGAGTGTTATATAAAAGACGAAATATTGTTCGACTTGTAACACAACCCATGAGTATTGTGAGAGTACTTTTGAATAAGTTTACTGATTGATCAGTCAAAAACAGTGAAAATGGTCGCACCTGTTATATCTTCATCTTTTAACCGGTCATCATTAATTTTATAGAGTTAGAgtccgtttggattgactttacaaaagtagcttttaaatgaaaaataaaaagtcaaatttaaatgatttttaagtcaaagcATAAAGAGTAaagggagacctacttttgagttttaagtcattttaaacctattttaagttgtttctaactttgccaaacacttcctaacttatttttaaatcatatttgacttattttaagttatttttatatttatcaaacactttcaaaagtcaaaaactAACTTGAAAGTaggtttgactaatttttaagtcaatccaaacaccctcttagtgttgatttgtattttaaaatgaaaatattaaggtgtataaaatattaatggacataaattgtattattattattatttaatatttatgtaatcACTATGACGTGTTAATTTTTAAATCTCCTATTAAATATCTCACTACAAATACCTTAAATTATTATTCACTGCCATGACATTTAGTTGTGGAAGAAATGCTGTGTATAAAGGATGTTTTCATTCTCGTGTTGAGCAAATAAGAAGGATGAAAAGTATTATGTTGtgaataaaggaaaaattacagaaatcgcaccctttagtttacttattatcattattccctataagttttacaaatctccaaaattcctcattttcgcgcatcagattagtgcatcagcgcttatattattgtatctagcacatcagattaatgtatcagagctatataagtgttgatacatgcgcgagatacaataatataagcactgatacattaatttgatgcgtgagatacaataatataagcgctgatacattaatctgatgcgcgagatacaataatataaccgctgatacactaatctgatacgcgaaaatgagggatttctgtaattataaacttttaagggataaattataattttgccttaaaagtatgtgatttctgtaatttgccctaaaaaaaatatctattgtATTTGTAATTTAAGGTTGATGCGGTAAACGAAAGagcaagaaagaaaaatattactaaatttcaacttatatatatttatatatattttatatattagagGAGAGAGTTTCAAAGGCTGCTTATTGGTCATTCAATTGGCAAGTggggatatttttgtcattcCAACTTCTCAAAGTGATAAGTATTGCGTGGAAAAAATTGTACTATGAGCCTTACTATTTGGACCTTCTTAACATATTTAGAAAAAACCCTACACTTTTCTACTAAATTACATATTATGCCTTCTATCATTGAGTATAGTGGGGTCCATTTAATTTTACAATTGACACCTATACAATTATAACtttattgagtttctatatattttcatttttattctctacatattaaattgtttaaatttaatatagttaaataatttaataaaattttattatttagcttttatattcaaaacaaattattttttaatattatatatatcattaaataactatataagattattaatagtcatatttatatttttaaagtataattaataaaattatttttttaaaaataaactcctaataaataatttattaagaaaaacgtcaaattaatttaaattatttttttttattatactttactttactttactttacttttaCTTACTTATATAGAAGAGACAACAAGATGACTGATTTTTGCCATCTTTATAAAAGAATAAGGGTCTTTTGGTCATTTATACTACCAAACTCATCAATAAAGGTTGCATACGTGTCTTAATACTGCTTTGGAAGAGAGACGTAGCAATGCTGCCAAACTGATTTGCATTTAGGACATTCTATGAGAGTTGATGCTCtgtctctctttttctttattttgcaaagcaaaaaaattaagtttttctGTCTGGTTTTCCTGCATGTGTGTTGTTGTAggtaaatgattatattgtgtTATTAAGAAATGTGCaattttttgttatctttttctgctttttggttatatttttgggttgtggttttgaaatttctctccatctttcataaattttaatgaaaatcaaGACCTAATTCGATTCTTCTGTTTTAGATCTATAGGGTTACCGGTTGGACTATAAGAATTGCGTCTTTGTTGAATTCAGAAATTTGAGATGCTCTTTGCTTCTCTGTTTCGCTTCAAATTTGTCTTTGATGTTGCCgttgatttttaataaaaacaagtCAACACCGTAAGTGATTGCATATACACTATTAGTTAGTCTAATCAATACAATAGACCTATCATTGGTGTACTTGCGTATAAGTAGCAATATCATTCCTTTAAACGTATTGATTCTAAGCTCTTGGGATATCCCACACAATTTTTTTCCGTTGTTCGAGTTAGATTTGAGAAGAGGTAAAACATGCTAAAGTGTTTAACACTTTCAAGACATAGTTCAATAGCGGTTcaatgtaagttttttttttttgaactcttGAATGTATCATTTGAAGTGATTCTCGGTATGTGCAGGGTGTCTTTACTTTgggcattataatctattcctCAAAAGGTCTTCGGTTAAAAGAGCACAAAACTATGATAAAACACTATAAATCTTAAGCCACAATTGAAGTCACAAAACTAGACTATTCCATTATAATACAAAAAAATCTTCCATTTTATAGATTTTGTTGGGaccatatttatatatatatatcttggcCTTTGTGTAGTTGTGGTTGATAGTTTGTTGCATTTACTAATATTACTAGCAGTGAAAGTAGTTTGATTATTGTGATCAATATACTGCCTTAGAGCTCATATAGTTTTTCAGAGTATTATGATATATGAGCTACTTGAATTGTGTAAAACAACTACGTTTGTcctttttcatttattaatcgATACATTGGAGATAGTTCTCACTTCTTAGTTTACCAATAAAGAGCTAAATGATGAAGGAACTTCAAGTCAAAGTAGTGCCCGTCTGCGGTCATTTTCCTAGATGAACCACAAGAAGATTTGTGCTTGTGTTTTCTTTGTGAACTTAAAGAATAAACTCGATCGACAACTTTACTTGTATTTGTGTTTATGAATTTGTCTCTGCTTTGGCTGACCTCAGAAGCAATAGCTATGTACCTAGCCTTATCAGCCTTGCACTTGGTTCTTAAGTCATTATATTGAAGTAATTGTACACTTGCTTTCATGTTTGTACATACCTCTTATTTCAAGCAACTgtgatttgattctttttccAATCTTgtaatttatgaataatattttttcttcttctctcataTGTATCAGGTCTTAATCTTTTAATCAAAGATCAAAACAACTCAATCTGCATCTCAACTAACTTTCTATACAATGTATCACATTTTGTTATTATGTAAAATAAGTGTACATAACTATCTTGTAAAACTTAGTTCCTTAAAATATCAACAAACGATTAATATGCAAGGTTATCTTATGCTACATACTTGTAATCTAACTTTTAATTGATATCAAGTTatgatatttattatagaaatcatttcctcatttcaaaagaaaaaaaaaaaacttattttctaGAGGAAATATATTGCAAAAATTTTAGCTCATCAAATATAGGAAATTAACATGTTACAGAACACACCGATAgattcatcaaatttttttctccaatttcacgtaaaaacaaatttaataaaaaaaaaggaatattaCATAATAATATTGGACCCGTGCTGACACGGGCCATTACTTTCTAGTATTAACTACAAATGagagtaattttattttgaaggaATATATTCTTTATGGGTAGAATTTTGAACTTTTCAATTAATTCGGAATTGTCTAAGTCAATCTTCTTAGAAAGAACGtgagagatatccacatctaaCTTAActgttttttcattattttatatattttattttttaactgtaatttataatattttcattataatacTACTCCTTATTGGCTTCATTCTGACTGATTTTTGGTTCTTCAGTGATTATTACCCATCCCTCCTCAAACAAACTCGTGCACTTCCACTTTCtgttcatatataattttttttatactttttaatcCCAGCACGCATTGTATCACTTTATTTAAAAACTTAtcaatatttattaatcatGCATAAAAAGTAAGTATTGGACTATTACCtttaatctattttttaaaaataagtaatttatgACTGTATGGATCTTTTTTGAAGTGATAAAGGTTACAACTAAAACATTCTTTGTAATTtcttaaaatgataaatatttttcaaataatttttctaaaaaatttaaagtaacAGATAAAAAAAACTGATGAAGTAGTTTTAGATAGGACAAAACATGGGTAAATCCAACGCTAATTACTTCTTCCGACTCAATTTATGTAACACTTTTCagatttcaaaattcaaacaagtctatctttgatcataaattttttatataactttgaaatattttgaattattaatttttgtgacttataatacttttatgtAATTTACAAATTATTCCAAAAAAATCAATGACTAAATGAGCAAATTttcgatcaaacttaaactgtttgactttcgaaaaacgaaaaatgtcacataaattgagatagagagAGTACtatttaatactccctccgtccacttttatttgtcatgatTTCTtattttagagtcaaactatacgaactttgactaacattttcaaacgtattttttcatcatattgatatgaaaaaatgtaatttatcAAGACC belongs to Solanum stenotomum isolate F172 chromosome 1, ASM1918654v1, whole genome shotgun sequence and includes:
- the LOC125871727 gene encoding AT-hook motif nuclear-localized protein 22-like — translated: MDQLTAHGRPLPPPFHTRDLQLQNNNPHLHGQFHHIQQQQHQQQKTEDEQQSGHRNQKRDRDDNFSLNPDQSGSMDSKGNTIGGGGGGDGGGEVSRRPRGRPAGSKNKPKPPIIITRDSANALRSHVMEIASGCDIQESISNFATRRQRGVCILSGSGTVTNVTIRQPASPGAVVTLHGRFEILSLSGSYLPPPAPPAASGLTIYLAGGQGQVVGGSVVGPLNASGPVVIMAASFGNAAYERLPLEDEESPVGQQGNGGNLPTSSGIVSTNQGAAVQQIMGTDPNANLLQGLPQNLLNSCQLPPTEAYWGAGGRPPY